DNA from Tachypleus tridentatus isolate NWPU-2018 chromosome 8, ASM421037v1, whole genome shotgun sequence:
TAAAAACAgcataagtagaagaactgatacTACTGAGTGCTTGAACAGTGTTAAGTGTTATGACAGGTTCAACAGTGCCAAAAGTGTGGAAACCATATAAATCCATGGGATCCTCAATATTCAGAACCTCAATCCAACATTGCAGTATTACATTGGGTCTTTAAATTATCTAAATGCAGGTGGTAGAAAAACCTAGGTAAAGATCTTTAGCTATTTGGTGCTTTCATCATTttgatcagtagttcaaaaatAGGGGCAGTTGTGCCTTAACTTGGAGCGTCCTTGGCCTAGCCATTTAACCTGTGTTACATAAGATGTCTATCATTTTCATACTAATTAATactgaatgtaaaatattattgaagaTAATGCCTTTCAAATTTTGTTGGGCaaaatcatattttgaaattataattttaagcttTAAGGCAGTCCCTTGTCATTACGTTTATACAGATTGCACTTCGGAAGAgagacaaaaacaaagaaatggagGATATGGGTACCGTTTGCATGACCCCTTGAGGAaaacaagttttactttttttactgttatttttggcATTTTATAAAACATAGCTAGTATGTAAATGAATTAATCTTCGCATTAACTGTACTAAATACTTAAATCATGGCTTATATCTTAAAGCGATCGTCCTCAGTTCTTAACCTGTTATGGCATGTTCGATAATTGAATAAATTTTGATGACAGCACTTATAGAATGTAGAATAATAATAGGACTTTCTATTTTAGAATTAACGGGAGTAGAGGTTGACTGTAGAGAACATATATCTTGGAAAGCTGATATTTTTTACAGCCCAACATTAAAAAGTAAGTCCAGGACTTTGTCGTATATAAGTGACTTTACTACTGTTTACAGCAATACGATTGGAAAGACTTTagaaaatgtgttcttttaagtACAAACAGTTACCATCTATAATCGTAAAAAATGTGCAGCTTGTATTGTTTTAATGAGTGTCTTTATTGAGTTTTTTAAATAAGGTTTGGGTTCTAAACAATTATTAGCATGTGGTACAAAGGcatttttttttagtaaactATGTTGTTATGAGTTACCAGTCAAGTTCATGAATCGGTAATCTCACGATAATGGTTGTAatagaatgtttataataattgttttgatGAACTGGTATTGTTATggttcttgtttttgttgttattgctaCTAGTTGGGTGAATGAAGTATTacatgttttgattattattgtaataataatcgGTTTGGTAAACCGGCAGTCTTGTGGTATTCGATTATATCTATTACTCATTGGGTTGAAAAACCAGTAATATCAtggtatttgttttaattataatgattacaagcttaaatttttattcttgttactaGTTTCTAACAAATAAAGGAATATACGCTATCTAACAGGCCGCTGAATATGAGAATACAACACTAAAAAGGGTTAGTAATAAGCCTGTTATGTGATAGGTCTTATAACAGTTAGTGatgatacatatattttaacgtaacaattagttattatatatttatgtaaaagttagtgctgatttatttttaacaaaaaaagcCTGAAACAGTGCCATATTTCTCAAGTAGTAGATACATTTGATTTTAACGTAATAAGTTTTACCTATAAAACACGAAGGATCTGTATTTAACAGTAGAAACTAGTATTGGTAGAAATGATCACGTGAACAGTGATGAGGAGCCtgtcgatgaccgaagaaggtcgaaacgttgttcgctcctctacataaaaatgttctcaacccaaaccagccgtttttacatatatattgatcgCGTGAACAACTGGTTAATCTTAACTAGCCAATAagtatttgctgtaaaattcttatcaacgCTATAAGTGTAGCTAGTAGTTTGGCCGCCAATTTTCGTTTCATTTCTTTAAGATGcgcacttcatttttttttttgggtgCATCTTTATTTTTACACCTAAAGTGTTTTTCATTAGAtatcattattgttttttgtCACTAGACACCAACTAATTACAGCAAGTGAGAAAGTGACACTCGACAGTAAACAAAGTTAGCTTTAGGATCGTAACCCTATTATTTAGAGCAAACatttactttacagaaccaaatagattatttaaaatatatggtggtagttttcttctctaaaacaatgtttaaaacttCATTTCTAGTAACGCCATGGAAACTAGATAACAGTTTCATGTCATCACCGGCATGCTCTAATATCACGTTACACTTAACGCTTTTTAATTAGGAAAACTTCCGAAATACAGAAAGCGGAAAATTGCTTAACTACCCTGTTGATAATCTGTAATGTCTTGCGAGTTGTTTCGGCCTCTTGACACACTATTGTGTGTTTTGCTCTAGATCAATGCTTTACTGCCAGCTTGCGTTGAGAATCATTAATAaagcgcccccagtggcacagtggcatgccTACGGACTTACAtaccaaaaaccgggtttcgatacctgtggtggacagagcacagatagcccattgtgtagctatgcgcttaattctaaacaaacaaacaaaaacattaataaagtagGCCATAGGAAAACCTCAAGTTTAGAAATTTACAACTCTGATAGCATCACCCCTTTGTTCttatggaaatacatttttgtattgcTGTGTTTCTGTAACCTTTAAAATCCCATTTTTTCTAAGTTAGTTTATTGAACTTgactaattatttaaattaagccGAGATTTACTTTCAGGAAAACTATGAAAGTGACCGTCCTCACAGTTTGTCCGTTTATTCAGAAATTTGAGATGGCGCTGTGGGTAAATGCTAGCAAAATCTGTGACGGACTGACGGGAAAGTTGCGGATTACAGAGATTGTTAATAAAGTGAGTACCTTATCTTTATATAAGCCTAATAAAATACATTCAAACCAGTTTCTGACAGAAGCTAATGCGTTAATTACAGGGAACATCAAACACTGTCTTCTGTGATATTTATGAGTGATAAGGATCGAAGTCCACATAACgtgtttatttgtgtatttgtatGAAAGTACACTTCTCACACGCTGATTTTGTGATACCAGTTCTAGTTactaaaataaatcacaaaaaccTTTCTATCagtcataataaactaaaaatgttcGGGTAGAACTAAGTGCATTTCGTGGTGGGAATATTCTTTCTGGTTTTACTGTTTCACTTTAGGTTTTTCTTTTGCTTTCAGAATGAAACAGAAGTAACTTTCGGTCCTCTGGAGAAAGGTTGTTATTGTGTCCGGGTATGTTTATTCTCTAGCGTACTATTATAAAAAAGTTTTGAATTATGTCTTTTCTGGCACATTGTGGTAACATATTAAAGTAAAAGCGACAGAAAACCCGATATTTTATGACACATTGAAAGGTAAAATCTTTATTATCAGTTACAGCCAAACTGGTTTCGATAGCACAGTTACCATCAACAGAGCTAATGATGGTAATTGTGTTACTGAATATAGTGGACTATAATTGTTTATGTTCTTTTAACCTTTAATTGTGctaaaaataatagaattttgatgtatttttacttttaatatcaaAAATTTTGGATGTCAGAActttacataaatttataaaagtgaTGTATTGTAAGactgttgttttataacaaaatgaaatgGTAACTATGGAGATTGGGCAAAATAATGAACACATTTCACTCTTAACTCtaaattttatgtgtgtgtgtttttacaggGAAAAATGTGTTCATATGATAATGTAACTGTACATTAAATTATTCCATGTCACTGGATTTGTCTATATACGAAAGTGTATTTGCGTTTTcaaagaaagtttttaaaaaatgtgtgttATGTTTCCAAAGAGGCATGATTGTTGGTGGGCATTTAGCTGGATTTAGATGGATTACCATGGTTAACCTGCCATTAACCCCCCCTCAAATAACATCTTCTCATGTATGGTACCACAACGTTGAAGAAACAATCTTCAAAATACAcatgataaaattatttgcttttacAATGGTTATATCACTATCTCTCCAAATTCCCTTCATTCCATGTGGTATGGAGATGCACCATTTTGTACACAACATAACAGGCCTATGCATCATCATATCCTGCAACTGCTAGCGTCAAAgatgttaacagttttaaattgttttggaCTCTGGATAGTTTCagctttttcttctttttacggGTTGTCCAGAAAGTTACTGTCATTCTAAGTTATGTGATCCAGACTTTATGTGAATAAAGTCCTCCCAGGCTTTATTCTGGGTTATTCACAAGATTACTATCATCCTAATTTATGTAAACTGGGCAAACAGTTTGGTTGTTGTTGTCTTTGTTAGTGTGTTAGCGAGGAGGACTTTTAGTAGATTCGTGAAAGGTGTGGTTTGGTTTTGTTATACGTGTTTGCAAATACTTCATCTTTATTTTATAGGTTTCACGGCTACCTTCAGCTGTTGGGAATCTGAAATGTTCATTGGGTGTCTGACAATGACTTTCGTCTACTTTTTGTGGCATGTGTGCATGTCCTTTAGGAATCATATAGAAACGTCTCAACAGGGCTTAGAATTTCTTCGGCAAAGAAGTCTTTCAGAAAACTACAAATTGACAAAAAAGATATTTACctgtaaaaaaatatcaaactgaGAAAGATGCTGTTAAGCTGCAACTAAATGTATTTGCCAAAAACTAGATCTAAGAGAAATATACAGAACAGAAACccttacaataatttttattacatgaaacaaTGCAAAAACTCATGTTTTTTTCCATACCTTTTGTCGGAATTCACACTGATCTATTATGTATTTCACTTATTTATTGTCAGATGGCCTTAGTTACTActtgtcaaaaaacaaacaaaagagttaCTTCAAGCCTTCATGTAAAAAAGTCtctagaaattatatttttgtatggaTTGATATTATTATCactattatataaaaactaatgtCTCTgagtaaagtaatatataaataaatttgtcaacaaatatttataagcatatttgtttcttaataaGTAAATAcggtaaaataaaatgaaaattaacaaacgaacaaacctaaaatattataataaaattacaacataagTTGTTtccagaaagaaaaagaaaatttttgtgAATGCTCTGAAAAATTACTGTAAGCAAAAGAAATTGTCATTTGGTaccgaaaaaaaaaattacttcaggCTTCTTTTGAAGTGAATTTAAATAATATGTTGAACGTGTGAACTGAGTTTCCTGAATTTAAGCAATATGTTGAACGTGTGAATTGAGTTTCCTGAATTTAAACAATATGTTGAACTGAGTTTCCTATGATCTTCTAATGCTGTTCTTGAGCTTGAGACGTTATTGTCCTGATGAAGGACTTTGAACGGGTCCTGAAACgttgtttcaaaattaagaaaaacgaCGGACGTTTGTAGAAGACCTAGTccttatattaattataaatttctaaTCCTTGCATTTTTGCTTGATCTTTCAGGTAACTCCTCTAGACCACAATAACCAAAGACAAAGCATGATGACACTTTTTACCAACTGCATTATTTTACCTGGTAAGTACAATCTGTAACGTTTAATTAAAGACAAATTAATTATATCTGAAGAAACACTTCAAATAAGTGAGGcttgtatcacttttttttttagggATACCTATGCTTGTCgatcctaattttgaactggtaaaCTAAGGGGAAAATTATCAATAAGACcaactggtaaattagggataaAATCATCAATAAGACCAACTGGTAAACTAGGAGGAAAATTATCAATTAGACCAACTGTCAAACCTTCTGAATCGTCAGTAGGATTGGGCTATCGCTTTTATGGCCCATTAACAGCCCTAATATACGGatcaaaagtttttaataataaaaacaaattaaggaCCTTCAGATTCATAGTTCAGCCCACTAAGTATAGAGCAGGTGATGATAACTGGCTGTCTTCTCTTTAATCAATACTTAAAAATTATGAATAGTTATACTTAAATCTTAGTGTTTCTAACTTGGCCAtttagtgtgtgtatgtgtttaagGATCATTCATGTTGAAAATATCAGTATCTAAACATTTGATAAATCACAAAATCTTATGTCCGAGTGATGGCTTACTTATGCAGAACCGCAACTACTAAAATAATTCTTCATCAAAGAAAGtagtaaaaaagatattttttcacAATCTAAATACACAGAAAttcatatgaatatttatatcacACATGAATTTATTTAGAGTATTGACTATTTAATATTAGAACACATTTATTGTATTATGTGATTATATTATGTTTTCGATTGACTGACTGTCTGATTTGTGGCTCATTATTTAAGAGAATTGTTCATATTTCTTAGGCATTTTAAACACAGCTAAATCTGCTGGGATATAGCAATATAAGGACAAAAATACACTACGAAATTTCTAAATGGCATTTTAGATATCAAAATTTTGTCGGTTATTCACATTACgatatatactttttaattttagacTTCAAGGACACACTCTTCTTCCCTGTGATATCTGAGTCATCAAACGGCTTTCCCGGTTGGGTGATCGTAACTATCTCAGTTGGTTTAGTCGCTTCGGTTTTAATAGTCAGTTTAGTTTTTGGTTACAGGAACTACAAGAGATCTAATAGAGGTGAGAAGGTCAAATTTTTATTCAGCATAAattttagataattaaatattttcacaattgtAGAAATATGAAGAAGGctgtttaaatattagtttcaagCTTGTTTGTCCgattaatatgaatattttataaaaagaaaccaTTGAATTtatgtgaaaagtaattttttctgtGAATACAAATAGCTtccaattttgaattttaatacgTTTGGAcaattaaacgttttattttattgttcaaatgctTTTCCATATGTCTTCACCAACATTTAAATTGCTTGATTAATCACAAATTTCACTATAGCTCTACCCATGTGATTGACAGTCACTCTCACTACAAAATAAGGGATAACGGATCTTTGAGGTATGAGCTGATTTGCCATTGTAAACTGTACTTTTAAATAGCATGCTACACTAGACAGAGATCTTTCCCACGAGAAAGTTCACATGACTCCCTAATTGAATGACTTATTTCAGTAAGAGGAACTAAATGGTTTATACTCACTATGTAGAGAAAATTTGAAGAAAACCaacttatattaaataagagGTAAGAAACACTTAGTATGCTTACGGGCCACATtactaacaaataaattaaaatgtttcagaatTACATTGTTATATGACTTATCATTGTGTAAGTAGTTTGATCTCACTGAGGCTGATTTCTTCTCACGCAAATATTCATAATTTCATATCATAAGAGAATGTTCAGATTGGGTTCAAATTGGAAATATTTGTTTcacttaataacattaataactatCATACGAAATATAATATTAGTAAAGTTAATTCAACTAAAggtaagtaaataataataaataattagtgttaaaataagtaaatgatattGTGCTATTAATCCATCCTATTTCTGATTTTTAAAGGattcatataaacattaataataattgcACTTCACCAGCGTAACGTAGTTCACACCATTAGAATGGTGAGGATCCACCAACACAAATATCAGTAACAAAATTTATCCACATGAACCAGGCAAAGTATGTAATACAATCAAGAAGTTTATCTTTCTGTGAAGGAGACTAACATGGTGGAAGTTCATTAAAGTGTGTTTTCAGTCATACCATTCATTTAATCGTTGCATACCTCAAACAGCTAAAGAATGGAATGGGTTTTTCTTAGACTAATCAAGTCACTGCCATGGATGCAGCACCTCTAGATTTCTGTGCAGTTGGGCTAGAAACAAGAACTGGGAAACTGCCATCTCCATgcactagatggattatgaaaaACATACAAGGAGGAGTGGGTTGCATTAACATTATAGCTTTATTATGGAGCTTTTTAAAAATGAGAACTATGCTGCAGGACTATCTTCAAGATGTATTTTCTTCAGGTAGAGTGTTAACTACATGTAGCAGCATGGACTCTTATGGCAtgtgaggctccaaaatcattttataaattcCTCAACCATCTGTATTCTTCTAGCTTAGAAGTAAAACGCTATTTTTAATGATATGTCATGAAGATGTTGAAAAATGATTCTGTGGCTCACCAGTAAGTATGATAATGCTTAAAACTAGAGTTTCGATATCTATGGTAAGCCCAGCCCAGATCGCCAGTTCTGTAGCTCTGTTCTTAACCCTTTCAATACGAAGATGTTGAAAAATGACtctgtggctcagcagtaaatatGATAATGCTTAAAActaggtttcaatatctgtggtagGCACGGCCCTGATGGCCAGTTCTGTAGCTCTGTTCTTAACCCTTTCAGTGCTCTGAACATTATATGATGTTTTAAGTTTCTCCGCCGCCACTTGAAGTTCCAGTTGATATTTGTTTATCCCAGTGACTCATAAATGTCACCACTGACATCCATACACAGCTGgaaaaatgtatataatgtaaatattaggAGTTTATACAGTAGCTTGGTGATTTATTTTAGTGTAATGAGCGTAACATTTGTACAATATAGTTGGATTGTTCACAACTAATGCTGTGTTAGTACATGAGATAAAAAAAGTGTGATACCAcatctgaaagaaacaaacaaacacatttcaagcCCTCCTGTGTTATTTCGTGATCAGTGAGGGTCGCTCCAGATCGACTAAGCACTCTGCTCACTCCTCATTTGGCACACCACCAAACTTACACAGAGGTTATTATGTGACTTTCTGGTATTTACTCCTTATTTGTGCATGCTATACTGTGActtaatgaagtaaaaacaatttattcttgTTTCCGCATAGAGTGGAGATTTTTCGCCCTACACGAGTAGTGAAAGagataaataacaaagaaacaactgaaaGACTAAGAGTTAGTTTCTCATAATTTGTGAAGTTGTTTTGCTTACctcttattattattcatatacattaaacactttaatttttctgTCATTTCTTGCTTTTCACTCGATtcttagaaaatgtatttattaattttagcaaGGTTAAGAAAGTGTCGTGTGAGTTTCTTAATCTATCAGTTTAGAAAAGGTATTCCTGTAAGTTTTCGAGAACTAGTATAACGTATATTAGAATCTGCAGCGCGATTTAGTTTATTTGTACACaatcaaaaatactttttgtttttcagaacaaATTTTAGAAAATCTTGATAAGGATGCCATAGAAGGTGAGTTTTCAAATTGTTTAACATAATTAGTAGGATCGAGCACGTGCTTTTAGCCATTACTGTTTACCTCTGTCTGGGAGAGACATTAGTATCGTTGTAAAACTTCCACAGTAccttttctgtgtgtgtgtgtgtttaatatgGACTCAAAAAACTCCTTCGTGTCTTTATAAgtgaaagaaattaataatttacaaaatatagaaatgtaaGCCGTTGAGAAAGCATATATTTAGACGCTCAATTAGAAACAGTAACTTCAACACTGAGCTGCAAGATAGAGTAAACTATATTCCCTCCAAATCACCATcttttttgttttccaattcaTCAACAATATCAGTATGACCTCGATGAGACAGCGGAAAtttcggacttacaacattaatatctggggttcgatttcctgcgATGATTACAGCAAACAGCTCAATGTGCTTTTGCACTGAAATCAACCAGccaataaacaatttatttctgaatttacTATGGCGCCAAAGCTGTGTACCTCTTGTTTTAGCAGAGCATGCACAAGAATTTAAATTTGACTGTTAAAAGGTAGTTTAAACACGcacacatattaaatatatatatatataaaccatataAGCACGtaacatatatcaaataaatagaaataaggaACATTAAACTTACAAGAATAAAGTTATTAGGAGTGAAGTGGGGCTACTCCTGCTTGCTCTCCTTGTGTACGCCCTCATGTTTCAGGACAGGATTAAGACTAATCCTGACTGGCTGCGTCCTATTCAAAACAACGATACTTATATAAAGGAGAAATTCAATACTTTTTTATTCCTGAGTGTATatgaaaaaagatatattttgattttaagttataaaatggttaaaatattGTTGCCTATTTGCATGGGAAGTTGTCATTTAAATATGTAGTTtctgaaactaatattttattaaagtttaaaccagtttattcaaaaactttcattttatttctttattattattcttgtaaCTTCAGATCTGAGGTATATTACTTCATTATACATACAGTATGCAACGTGTTGAAAGATACCGTTTAAAATTGGTAAATCGCTATAACTGTAGTCATGTATCAATAGGATTTTACTGTAAGCGTATTCATTACAGTCGTCGACAACTGTACTATATTTAAGTCTTCTAACTTATAAGAACTGctattatatatatgattttatttctgtCCCACAATGGGTCGGCATTAAGTCTATGGACggcaacgctaaaatccgtggCCCGATTTCCCGTGATGGAGAGAGTATAGctaaccaattgtgtagcttcaCTAAGAAAGAACAGcaacaagtatatttttatttctacagatTCCACCAACCCAAACAGAAGGATCCAGGTGTCGTTACTGTACTCCCACGACTGTTCACTTCACACTGAAGTCGTTCGCGACTTCGTCACCTTCTTGAAAGATTGCTGGAATGCTGAAGTACTTTGGGATTTGGAGTATGAAGATGAGGTTATGGTAAATCCCGAAGGTTGGGCTCTTCGTTTAATCACCTGTGAATGTCAGAACAAATTTTGGTATGAGCCAGAATCCGAAAACATGAACTCACGTAACATTTCACCATCTAAACACCGTGACGTTGCAACTTCTGCTACTCAACAATGCCATTCAggcaaaaaaaaatatgaaaacataaacTGCGACAACCTTAAAAAGACACGTCGAAATAAATGCAAAAATTTCCGTTTTTCTAACCAGTATATATTACCTCGAACAAAACTGGGTGTGCACGAACCTTCATTGAACAAAAACCCTGATGCTGGTATTTTAAGTTCGAGCCAAAGACGTCTCTGTGACTTAAAATCCACAAATCATTACGGAAAACTTtccttaaataaacaaaaactcatTATTGTTATTGAATCAGAAGGCGCTGTGTATCGTCAGACAGCATGGGAGAAAGGAAAGGTTGGTTTCAAGTTACCGGTATGAATTATATCCTTTTTGTTTGGcttggcatagccaagcgcgtaaggcgtgcgactcgtaatccgagggtcgcgggttcgcggcgtcgcgctaaacatgctcgccctcccagccgtgggggcgtataat
Protein-coding regions in this window:
- the LOC143222298 gene encoding uncharacterized protein LOC143222298 isoform X2, with the translated sequence MDCLVMATLWKKRRWNRPCPLRTCHLWAGEPKGTTAFGKTMKVTVLTVCPFIQKFEMALWVNASKICDGLTGKLRITEIVNKNETEVTFGPLEKGCYCVRVTPLDHNNQRQSMMTLFTNCIILPDFKDTLFFPVISESSNGFPGWVIVTISVGLVASVLIVSLVFGYRNYKRSNREQILENLDKDAIEDSTNPNRRIQVSLLYSHDCSLHTEVVRDFVTFLKDCWNAEVLWDLEYEDEVMVNPEGWALRLITCECQNKFWYEPESENMNSRNISPSKHRDVATSATQQCHSGKKKYENINCDNLKKTRRNKCKNFRFSNQYILPRTKLGVHEPSLNKNPDAGILSSSQRRLCDLKSTNHYGKLSLNKQKLIIVIESEGAVYRQTAWEKGKAIHNDTVGYLDKLFMYSLSALTNDLVKCIGDYRHLVVVRFPYTTPGLSLKHLVPHRRFTIPDHLVELYWKLRDEDSGCNNELSKKLLQRWRYSSAYMDFLKSVNEMIQFTVLNPNFIREQLRE
- the LOC143222298 gene encoding uncharacterized protein LOC143222298 isoform X5, with product MKSNIYKIRKKVRWGKENLGETNSPLRTCHLWAGEPKGTTAFGKTMKVTVLTVCPFIQKFEMALWVNASKICDGLTGKLRITEIVNKVTPLDHNNQRQSMMTLFTNCIILPDFKDTLFFPVISESSNGFPGWVIVTISVGLVASVLIVSLVFGYRNYKRSNREQILENLDKDAIEDSTNPNRRIQVSLLYSHDCSLHTEVVRDFVTFLKDCWNAEVLWDLEYEDEVMVNPEGWALRLITCECQNKFWYEPESENMNSRNISPSKHRDVATSATQQCHSGKKKYENINCDNLKKTRRNKCKNFRFSNQYILPRTKLGVHEPSLNKNPDAGILSSSQRRLCDLKSTNHYGKLSLNKQKLIIVIESEGAVYRQTAWEKGKAIHNDTVGYLDKLFMYSLSALTNDLVKCIGDYRHLVVVRFPYTTPGLSLKHLVPHRRFTIPDHLVELYWKLRDEDSGCNNELSKKLLQRWRYSSAYMDFLKSVNEMIQFTVLNPNFIREQLRE
- the LOC143222298 gene encoding uncharacterized protein LOC143222298 isoform X4; translated protein: MKSNIYKIRKKVRWGKENLGETNSPLRTCHLWAGEPKGTTAFGKTMKVTVLTVCPFIQKFEMALWVNASKICDGLTGKLRITEIVNKNETEVTFGPLEKGCYCVRVTPLDHNNQRQSMMTLFTNCIILPDFKDTLFFPVISESSNGFPGWVIVTISVGLVASVLIVSLVFGYRNYKRSNRDSTNPNRRIQVSLLYSHDCSLHTEVVRDFVTFLKDCWNAEVLWDLEYEDEVMVNPEGWALRLITCECQNKFWYEPESENMNSRNISPSKHRDVATSATQQCHSGKKKYENINCDNLKKTRRNKCKNFRFSNQYILPRTKLGVHEPSLNKNPDAGILSSSQRRLCDLKSTNHYGKLSLNKQKLIIVIESEGAVYRQTAWEKGKAIHNDTVGYLDKLFMYSLSALTNDLVKCIGDYRHLVVVRFPYTTPGLSLKHLVPHRRFTIPDHLVELYWKLRDEDSGCNNELSKKLLQRWRYSSAYMDFLKSVNEMIQFTVLNPNFIREQLRE
- the LOC143222298 gene encoding uncharacterized protein LOC143222298 isoform X3 is translated as MNIWCDWSSEMDVGPYSPLRTCHLWAGEPKGTTAFGKTMKVTVLTVCPFIQKFEMALWVNASKICDGLTGKLRITEIVNKNETEVTFGPLEKGCYCVRVTPLDHNNQRQSMMTLFTNCIILPDFKDTLFFPVISESSNGFPGWVIVTISVGLVASVLIVSLVFGYRNYKRSNREQILENLDKDAIEDSTNPNRRIQVSLLYSHDCSLHTEVVRDFVTFLKDCWNAEVLWDLEYEDEVMVNPEGWALRLITCECQNKFWYEPESENMNSRNISPSKHRDVATSATQQCHSGKKKYENINCDNLKKTRRNKCKNFRFSNQYILPRTKLGVHEPSLNKNPDAGILSSSQRRLCDLKSTNHYGKLSLNKQKLIIVIESEGAVYRQTAWEKGKAIHNDTVGYLDKLFMYSLSALTNDLVKCIGDYRHLVVVRFPYTTPGLSLKHLVPHRRFTIPDHLVELYWKLRDEDSGCNNELSKKLLQRWRYSSAYMDFLKSVNEMIQFTVLNPNFIREQLRE
- the LOC143222298 gene encoding uncharacterized protein LOC143222298 isoform X1; the encoded protein is MKSNIYKIRKKVRWGKENLGETNSPLRTCHLWAGEPKGTTAFGKTMKVTVLTVCPFIQKFEMALWVNASKICDGLTGKLRITEIVNKNETEVTFGPLEKGCYCVRVTPLDHNNQRQSMMTLFTNCIILPDFKDTLFFPVISESSNGFPGWVIVTISVGLVASVLIVSLVFGYRNYKRSNREQILENLDKDAIEDSTNPNRRIQVSLLYSHDCSLHTEVVRDFVTFLKDCWNAEVLWDLEYEDEVMVNPEGWALRLITCECQNKFWYEPESENMNSRNISPSKHRDVATSATQQCHSGKKKYENINCDNLKKTRRNKCKNFRFSNQYILPRTKLGVHEPSLNKNPDAGILSSSQRRLCDLKSTNHYGKLSLNKQKLIIVIESEGAVYRQTAWEKGKAIHNDTVGYLDKLFMYSLSALTNDLVKCIGDYRHLVVVRFPYTTPGLSLKHLVPHRRFTIPDHLVELYWKLRDEDSGCNNELSKKLLQRWRYSSAYMDFLKSVNEMIQFTVLNPNFIREQLRE
- the LOC143222298 gene encoding uncharacterized protein LOC143222298 isoform X7; translated protein: MKSNIYKIRKKVRWGKENLGETNSPLRTCHLWAGEPKGTTAFGKTMKVTVLTVCPFIQKFEMALWVNASKICDGLTGKLRITEIVNKNETEVTFGPLEKGCYCVRVTPLDHNNQRQSMMTLFTNCIILPDFKDTLFFPVISESSNGFPGWVIVTISVGLVASVLIVSLVFGYRNYKRSNREQILENLDKDAIEDSTNPNRRIQVSLLYSHDCSLHTEVVRDFVTFLKDCWNAEVLWDLEYEDEVMVNPEGWALRLITCECQNKFWYEPESENMNSRNISPSKHRDVATSATQQCHSGKKKYENINCDNLKKTRRNKCKNFRFSNQYILPRTKLGVHEPSLNKNPDAGILSSSQRRLCDLKSTNHYGKLSLNKQKLIIVIESEGAVYRQTAWEKGKVGFKLPV
- the LOC143222298 gene encoding uncharacterized protein LOC143222298 isoform X6, translating into MKVTVLTVCPFIQKFEMALWVNASKICDGLTGKLRITEIVNKNETEVTFGPLEKGCYCVRVTPLDHNNQRQSMMTLFTNCIILPDFKDTLFFPVISESSNGFPGWVIVTISVGLVASVLIVSLVFGYRNYKRSNREQILENLDKDAIEDSTNPNRRIQVSLLYSHDCSLHTEVVRDFVTFLKDCWNAEVLWDLEYEDEVMVNPEGWALRLITCECQNKFWYEPESENMNSRNISPSKHRDVATSATQQCHSGKKKYENINCDNLKKTRRNKCKNFRFSNQYILPRTKLGVHEPSLNKNPDAGILSSSQRRLCDLKSTNHYGKLSLNKQKLIIVIESEGAVYRQTAWEKGKAIHNDTVGYLDKLFMYSLSALTNDLVKCIGDYRHLVVVRFPYTTPGLSLKHLVPHRRFTIPDHLVELYWKLRDEDSGCNNELSKKLLQRWRYSSAYMDFLKSVNEMIQFTVLNPNFIREQLRE